From a region of the Acidimicrobiia bacterium genome:
- a CDS encoding acyl-ACP thioesterase domain-containing protein, translating into MGDVEFVECPPGGRAVDGTRRVRLGDVTASGRLRLDALAAYLQDIAADDVDEVGIPGAWVLRRVVLRVGELPQFREDVRLVTFCSGTGSRWAERRTTVFVGDRISVEAVALWVYIDETGRPAPLEEWFRQFYAVAANDRKVSGRLQHVPPPAGAERRAWPLRRADFDVLAHVNNAASWQAIEEEIARVAAGSRIVGAEIEYRAPIDPDDQLELVTDVAPGQISCWLTCDREVRVSARVELG; encoded by the coding sequence GTGGGTGACGTCGAGTTCGTCGAATGCCCGCCGGGTGGTCGCGCGGTCGACGGCACTCGACGAGTCCGCTTGGGTGACGTCACCGCCTCGGGTCGGCTGCGCCTCGACGCACTCGCGGCCTACCTGCAAGACATCGCGGCCGATGACGTCGACGAGGTCGGCATTCCCGGCGCATGGGTTCTCCGGCGCGTCGTCCTACGCGTAGGTGAGCTGCCGCAGTTTCGCGAGGACGTCCGGCTGGTCACGTTCTGCAGCGGTACTGGGAGCCGATGGGCCGAACGGCGAACCACGGTGTTCGTCGGTGATCGCATCTCGGTCGAAGCCGTGGCGCTCTGGGTGTACATCGACGAGACGGGTCGCCCGGCGCCGCTCGAGGAGTGGTTCCGGCAGTTCTACGCGGTGGCGGCCAACGACCGGAAGGTGAGCGGTCGGCTCCAGCACGTCCCACCGCCCGCAGGTGCGGAGCGCCGGGCATGGCCGCTTCGCCGGGCTGACTTCGACGTGCTCGCGCATGTGAACAACGCGGCGTCATGGCAGGCGATCGAAGAGGAGATCGCGCGTGTCGCGGCCGGTAGTCGCATCGTGGGTGCAGAGATCGAGTACCGAGCACCCATCGACCCCGACGACCAGCTCGAGCTCGTGACCGACGTCGCGCCCGGGCAGATCAGCTGCTGGCTGACGTGCGACCGCGAGGTGCGGGTGTCGGCGAGGGTCGAGCTCGGATGA
- a CDS encoding acyl-CoA dehydrogenase family protein: MTTTVDRDVRAEVRAFLADAWDPDLTVAEWWERLGESGWAAPTWPEEWFGKGLGRDAIAVVNDEMRAAGAVGGPSGLGMLLAGPTILIHGTDEQKERYLRPIVTGQEGWCQLFSEPGAGSDLASLQTRAERDGDEWVVNGQKVWTSGGQVAELGMLVARTDPDAPKHKGITYFAFDMNQTGVDVRPLREMTGRALFSEVFFDDARVHDDAVIGGLNNGWLVANTTLANERAGLGTGGGGADGAAFPGKKAGALEVRVGDLAERTSRSGVQPANFGRAFELLRTIADKVGHTDDPIVRQCLVELYTLTEVGRMTALRIKASVAAGRGPGPEANTAKLLMSRICRLVRDLGPAILGPEAMLMGDGTTGGGVIQELVLFAPAPSIYGGSDEIQKNIIGERVLGLPKEPGPDKSTPFRELKVGTQSSG, encoded by the coding sequence CGGCTGGGCGAATCGGGCTGGGCCGCGCCGACGTGGCCCGAAGAGTGGTTCGGCAAGGGCCTCGGACGCGACGCGATCGCGGTCGTCAACGACGAGATGCGGGCTGCGGGCGCGGTCGGCGGGCCGTCGGGCCTCGGGATGCTGCTCGCCGGCCCGACGATCCTCATCCACGGCACCGACGAGCAGAAGGAACGCTACCTGCGTCCGATCGTCACGGGCCAAGAGGGCTGGTGCCAGCTGTTCAGCGAGCCGGGCGCGGGTTCCGACCTCGCCAGTCTGCAGACGAGAGCCGAGCGCGACGGCGACGAGTGGGTTGTCAACGGTCAGAAGGTCTGGACGTCGGGCGGGCAGGTGGCCGAGCTCGGGATGCTCGTCGCGCGCACCGACCCCGACGCGCCCAAGCACAAAGGCATCACGTATTTTGCGTTCGACATGAACCAGACCGGTGTGGATGTTCGGCCGCTGCGCGAGATGACCGGCCGAGCGTTGTTCAGCGAGGTGTTCTTCGACGACGCGCGCGTGCACGATGACGCAGTCATCGGAGGGCTGAACAACGGCTGGCTGGTGGCCAACACCACGTTGGCGAACGAGCGAGCCGGTCTTGGAACCGGGGGCGGGGGCGCGGATGGTGCCGCGTTCCCCGGGAAGAAGGCCGGCGCGCTCGAAGTGCGCGTCGGCGACCTCGCCGAGCGGACGTCGCGCAGCGGTGTGCAACCCGCCAACTTCGGTCGGGCGTTCGAGCTCCTGCGCACGATCGCCGACAAGGTCGGACACACCGACGATCCGATCGTCCGTCAGTGCCTCGTCGAGCTCTACACCCTCACCGAAGTCGGCCGGATGACCGCGCTGCGGATCAAGGCGTCGGTCGCGGCGGGGCGCGGGCCAGGGCCCGAAGCCAACACCGCCAAGCTCCTGATGAGCCGGATCTGCCGACTGGTCCGAGACCTCGGGCCGGCAATCCTCGGACCCGAAGCGATGCTCATGGGCGACGGGACGACAGGCGGCGGCGTAATCCAGGAGCTGGTGTTGTTCGCGCCCGCGCCCTCGATCTACGGCGGCAGCGACGAGATCCAGAAGAACATCATCGGTGAGCGCGTGCTCGGGCTCCCCAAGGAGCCCGGCCCAGACAAGAGCACGCCGTTCCGCGAGCTCAAGGTCGGCACGCAGTCGAGCGGTTGA